The following proteins are co-located in the Paenibacillus sp. JNUCC32 genome:
- a CDS encoding glycosyltransferase, with amino-acid sequence MALRKKIRPRKRAGKRKHHPVRLSAYQKGSLDGFQRGKEEGLAQGRADAQKRSQTAVAVIETALPKMDVLVIAAGMIPSLEIGVIQPLQTLNKQENLQFDVKLETDVTHEMIAAANTIVFVRNVEPAAYALLELAHQLNKRTVYVIDDNFLEIQPTTPVGEYYNDPIRRETFIKFLKNTQIIKVDAPDLGTYIHERYNRHVIYFPASIDFEWLDQNEKADKDQGQVVIGYAGGDKEEDFVPVISALNKILDYYGGFVRLEFYGYLPPSLADHPSVKYEGGGMEYKEFLKKLNKSNWNIGIAPLANNSFNKGKTNTKFREYGACGIPGIYSKSPVYTHWVEQGETGYLVEHTEQHWYEGIKAMIEDPTMRQRIKENAHRSARQHFSLQTCIDNWKRYIFKT; translated from the coding sequence ATGGCTTTAAGAAAAAAAATAAGGCCTCGAAAGCGAGCTGGAAAACGAAAACACCATCCTGTTCGTCTTAGCGCATATCAAAAGGGCAGTTTAGACGGTTTCCAGCGGGGAAAAGAGGAAGGGCTCGCTCAAGGGCGCGCCGATGCCCAGAAAAGGTCCCAAACCGCTGTTGCCGTCATCGAGACGGCTCTGCCCAAGATGGACGTTCTGGTTATCGCGGCAGGCATGATACCGTCGCTTGAAATCGGCGTTATCCAGCCCCTCCAAACGCTGAATAAACAAGAGAACCTGCAATTCGACGTGAAACTGGAAACCGACGTGACCCACGAAATGATTGCGGCCGCGAACACGATTGTATTCGTTCGCAATGTGGAACCGGCGGCCTATGCATTACTAGAGCTGGCCCATCAGCTGAATAAAAGGACGGTCTATGTTATTGACGATAATTTCCTGGAGATTCAGCCAACAACTCCGGTGGGCGAATATTACAACGATCCGATCCGTCGAGAGACGTTTATTAAGTTTTTGAAAAATACGCAAATCATTAAAGTCGATGCTCCTGATCTCGGCACCTATATTCATGAGCGGTACAATAGACACGTGATTTACTTCCCTGCCAGCATCGATTTCGAGTGGCTGGACCAGAACGAGAAGGCGGATAAGGATCAGGGGCAAGTGGTCATCGGTTATGCAGGAGGGGACAAAGAGGAAGATTTCGTGCCCGTCATTTCAGCGTTGAACAAAATTTTGGATTATTACGGGGGGTTCGTGAGATTAGAATTTTACGGCTACCTTCCGCCTTCGCTGGCTGATCATCCAAGCGTCAAATATGAAGGCGGGGGGATGGAATACAAGGAGTTTTTGAAAAAGCTTAATAAGAGCAACTGGAACATCGGGATTGCGCCGCTTGCCAACAATTCATTTAACAAGGGAAAAACGAATACCAAATTCCGTGAATACGGTGCCTGCGGCATTCCGGGCATATACTCGAAGTCTCCTGTTTATACGCATTGGGTCGAGCAGGGCGAAACCGGCTACTTGGTTGAGCATACCGAGCAGCATTGGTATGAGGGAATCAAGGCCATGATTGAAGATCCGACGATGCGGCAGAGAATCAAGGAGAATGCGCATAGGTCAGCCCGGCAGCATTTTTCGCTTCAGACATGCATCGATAATTGGAAGAGATATATCTTCAAAACGTAA
- a CDS encoding glycosyltransferase family 2 protein, giving the protein MNRISHHKTDGYNDGFNKGFHSGYKDGYSRGRHMGISQFRNVFEGTSIIIPTYNQLPYLKECIESIAQYTGTPYELIIIDNASDDGTAEFLKSSQGLRFRINEENLGFAGAVNQGLMMAKGTTLMILNNDSVVTTNWLTNLLVCLHSDPQFGIVGPVTNYISGEQLIHVSYHDTAEMQQFSKSYNHSNAHSWTVTERLTGFCMLIRRDDFYRLGYFDEGFEIGNCEDDDYGLRARLLGMQLIIAKDTFIHHYGSVSMKTLNSRFEQVYANNLTFYSSKWEDPHEMLSLKWQRSLNRDMKLRTVDMYPTCVFVTGADSVIYWIENGIRHTIHGAVGIQAVRVSQVDLRCWPLGDPMAAEEAVGRMRTVYFPSTESWEQEGKLIKHKNGSVYQYKGNRLQRFLNRLVLAAWRLDFYEPLLVNEHEIQQYGEEIPIISPPVIKADNI; this is encoded by the coding sequence ATGAACCGTATCAGCCATCATAAAACGGACGGTTACAACGACGGGTTTAACAAAGGCTTCCATTCCGGCTACAAGGATGGATACAGCCGGGGGCGGCATATGGGAATATCCCAATTCAGGAATGTTTTTGAGGGTACAAGTATCATTATACCGACCTATAATCAGCTTCCTTATTTAAAAGAATGCATTGAAAGTATCGCTCAATATACCGGCACGCCGTATGAACTCATTATTATTGATAATGCATCCGATGACGGAACTGCGGAATTTCTCAAATCTTCCCAAGGGCTTCGCTTTCGAATCAATGAAGAAAATTTAGGCTTTGCAGGAGCTGTAAATCAGGGACTGATGATGGCAAAAGGAACAACGTTGATGATCTTAAATAATGATTCCGTTGTAACGACCAACTGGCTCACGAATTTACTCGTCTGTCTGCACAGCGACCCGCAGTTCGGGATTGTCGGTCCGGTGACAAATTATATCAGCGGAGAGCAACTTATTCATGTAAGCTACCACGATACCGCGGAGATGCAGCAATTCTCCAAATCATACAATCACTCTAATGCGCACAGCTGGACCGTTACAGAACGCTTGACAGGTTTTTGCATGTTGATTCGGCGTGATGATTTTTACCGATTGGGTTATTTTGACGAGGGCTTTGAGATCGGCAACTGTGAAGATGACGATTATGGGCTGCGTGCCCGTCTTCTTGGAATGCAGCTCATTATCGCCAAGGATACGTTTATTCACCATTATGGCAGCGTCAGCATGAAGACGTTAAATTCCAGATTCGAACAAGTGTATGCGAATAATCTTACTTTCTACTCCAGCAAGTGGGAAGATCCTCATGAGATGTTGTCCCTGAAGTGGCAGCGGAGCTTAAACCGGGACATGAAGCTGCGGACCGTTGATATGTATCCGACGTGTGTCTTCGTGACAGGGGCAGACTCGGTAATCTATTGGATTGAGAACGGAATCAGGCATACGATTCATGGAGCCGTCGGCATTCAGGCAGTACGGGTTTCACAGGTTGATCTCCGCTGCTGGCCGCTCGGGGATCCCATGGCTGCGGAGGAAGCCGTTGGGCGTATGAGGACTGTGTATTTTCCATCCACGGAATCTTGGGAGCAAGAAGGCAAACTGATCAAGCATAAGAACGGCAGCGTTTATCAGTACAAGGGGAATCGGCTGCAGCGATTCCTGAATCGGCTCGTCTTAGCGGCTTGGCGCCTTGATTTTTACGAGCCGCTGCTAGTGAACGAGCACGAAATCCAGCAATATGGGGAGGAAATTCCAATCATTTCTCCTCCGGTGATTAAGGCGGATAACATTTAA
- a CDS encoding GT-D fold domain-containing glycosyltransferase, whose translation MDSILPELEILPEISVRQIIEAGMEQMSSQYYRLLSAAEVARRLNEALDSSSPLSVIRLGDGELLTLAQELVLNTDEVRKEGHFLSYAGVRLPDLKARDMLAASVRKADIVGIPKLRLPNFQPLGFSVFKAHGIDYRKLQLTLSTVNYALHLEGLLGGILAGRRVLVVGNSAPGLSRVLSGRGIKVAGTVAPVEGIHDIPRIMDEIRGHPFDIALVGAGIPAVIITERIASELGKVAVDFGHLADSLASGEATL comes from the coding sequence GTGGACTCGATACTCCCGGAGCTAGAGATTCTTCCTGAAATTTCGGTTCGCCAGATTATCGAAGCTGGTATGGAACAAATGAGTTCTCAATATTATCGTCTTCTAAGCGCGGCGGAGGTTGCAAGGAGGCTTAACGAAGCTTTGGATTCAAGCTCCCCGTTGTCCGTTATCCGCTTAGGGGATGGGGAACTGCTTACGCTTGCGCAGGAGTTGGTTTTGAACACGGACGAAGTGCGTAAAGAAGGACATTTTTTAAGTTATGCCGGTGTTCGTTTACCTGATCTAAAAGCAAGAGATATGTTGGCAGCCTCCGTGAGAAAGGCCGATATCGTTGGCATTCCCAAACTAAGATTGCCGAACTTTCAACCTCTGGGCTTTTCGGTTTTTAAAGCGCATGGCATTGATTATCGAAAGTTGCAACTAACGTTATCGACGGTCAACTATGCATTGCATTTGGAAGGTTTACTGGGAGGGATCCTTGCAGGACGTCGAGTTCTCGTGGTGGGCAATTCCGCTCCCGGTCTTTCACGGGTGCTGTCGGGCCGCGGAATCAAGGTGGCGGGCACGGTGGCCCCCGTGGAAGGTATCCACGATATTCCCAGAATCATGGATGAAATTCGAGGGCATCCATTCGACATCGCGCTGGTGGGCGCCGGCATTCCGGCTGTTATCATTACAGAGCGAATTGCCTCCGAGCTCGGAAAGGTCGCTGTCGATTTCGGGCATCTGGCTGATTCCTTAGCAAGCGGGGAAGCAACCTTATGA
- a CDS encoding CgeB family protein, which translates to MRTMNEHLLLQGGEQSAQLEGYRNGYSVGRREGYRLGFSDAVIRSLPKEEEQVRDLRILYVTAGIGVPYPALDQAVTDALKGLVRSLSVASPSEDIVLLAKKFQPDLVLALNGVVLEADTLKALRDSGFKTAIWFTDDPYYTDWTVSIAPRYDYIFTLESNCVSFYRDLGCQHVYHLPFAVNPNVFYPKHVPTSNQTDICFIGTAYWNRVELMDHLAPILNNKKVVISGWWWDRMKHYAQLSDKIKLGDWMTPEDTATYYNGAKIVINHHRSSDDDTINANSRKVKALSVNPRTFEISGCGTLQLSDIRHDMDQLYSPGTEIETYGSYDELMDKIDYYLRHEEERQRIALNGLIRTRKDHTYHKRLSTMLRIIFP; encoded by the coding sequence ATGAGAACAATGAATGAGCATTTGCTGCTTCAGGGGGGAGAGCAATCCGCCCAGTTGGAAGGATACAGAAATGGTTACTCAGTGGGACGGAGAGAGGGATACAGGCTCGGTTTTTCCGATGCGGTAATAAGGTCCTTACCCAAGGAAGAGGAGCAGGTCCGCGATCTCCGTATTCTTTATGTCACTGCAGGCATTGGCGTTCCTTATCCTGCGCTGGATCAGGCGGTGACTGACGCATTAAAGGGACTGGTCAGAAGTCTCTCGGTTGCGAGCCCTTCAGAAGATATCGTCCTTTTGGCTAAGAAATTCCAGCCGGACCTAGTACTTGCTTTAAACGGTGTCGTTTTGGAAGCCGATACGCTCAAAGCGCTCCGGGATAGCGGATTTAAAACGGCGATTTGGTTTACGGATGACCCGTACTATACGGACTGGACGGTTTCGATCGCTCCCCGTTACGATTATATCTTTACGCTTGAATCCAACTGCGTATCATTTTATCGCGATTTAGGTTGTCAGCATGTGTATCACTTGCCTTTTGCAGTCAATCCGAACGTATTTTATCCGAAGCATGTGCCGACCTCCAATCAGACCGATATTTGTTTTATCGGAACGGCCTATTGGAACAGAGTGGAGTTAATGGATCATCTGGCCCCGATATTGAATAATAAAAAAGTCGTCATTTCCGGATGGTGGTGGGACCGGATGAAACATTACGCCCAGCTGTCCGACAAGATTAAGCTCGGCGATTGGATGACGCCGGAGGACACGGCAACGTACTACAATGGAGCCAAGATCGTCATCAACCATCACCGTTCATCCGATGACGATACAATCAACGCCAACAGCAGAAAGGTAAAGGCGCTTTCCGTCAATCCCCGCACGTTTGAAATATCCGGCTGTGGCACGCTTCAGTTATCGGATATCCGCCACGATATGGATCAGTTATATTCCCCAGGTACGGAAATAGAAACCTACGGCTCTTATGATGAACTGATGGATAAAATCGACTATTACTTGCGTCATGAGGAAGAGCGACAGCGAATTGCTTTAAATGGCTTGATAAGAACAAGAAAGGATCATACCTACCATAAACGATTGAGCACGATGCTTCGTATCATTTTTCCTTGA
- a CDS encoding sugar phosphate nucleotidyltransferase, translating to MKGVILAGGTGTRLYPLTKVINKHLLPVGKVPMICHGIEKFKKAGIEEILIVIGKQSAGLYTDLIGSGKEWGVSVTFKIQEEAGGIAQALYLAEPFITPGEKFVVLLGDNLFEDHLITFVQAFEKQAAGARVLLKKVLDPKRYGVPVLEKDNIVMIEEKPEEPKSDYCVTGIYMYDSTVFETIRTIKPSARGELEITDVNNVYASKGQLTYDILDGWWTDAGTFQSLYQASGRLW from the coding sequence ATGAAGGGCGTCATTCTGGCAGGAGGTACGGGTACCCGGCTTTATCCACTGACCAAAGTCATAAATAAACATCTGCTGCCTGTCGGGAAGGTTCCGATGATATGTCACGGAATCGAGAAATTCAAAAAAGCGGGCATCGAGGAAATTCTCATCGTGATCGGCAAGCAATCGGCTGGTCTGTATACAGACCTGATCGGCAGCGGAAAAGAATGGGGAGTAAGCGTCACATTTAAAATCCAGGAAGAAGCCGGGGGGATTGCCCAAGCATTATACCTTGCCGAACCGTTCATAACACCTGGCGAAAAGTTCGTTGTGCTTCTTGGCGATAATCTGTTTGAGGATCATCTAATCACCTTTGTGCAAGCTTTTGAAAAACAGGCCGCTGGAGCGCGCGTGCTTCTGAAGAAAGTTCTTGATCCGAAGAGATACGGTGTTCCCGTCTTGGAGAAAGACAACATCGTCATGATCGAAGAGAAGCCGGAGGAGCCTAAATCCGATTATTGCGTAACCGGTATTTATATGTATGATTCGACGGTGTTTGAAACGATCCGAACCATAAAACCATCGGCACGAGGCGAATTGGAAATTACCGACGTGAACAATGTGTATGCATCGAAGGGGCAGCTTACCTATGACATATTAGACGGATGGTGGACGGACGCCGGAACCTTCCAGTCCTTGTACCAAGCCAGTGGCCGATTGTGGTGA
- a CDS encoding glycosyltransferase family 2 protein — MKKTSIIIPTFNGRELLKDCIYSIKRHTNEPYEIIVVDNGSSDGTVDICRQEGITFISLANNIGFPAACNKGLKIATGDTLLLLNNDVIVTRNWLQNMLNCLNSETKIGIVGPLTNYASGKQQIDMPYTSLEEMSNQLNEPDASKWLQVDRIVGLCFLFKRELMDRIGLLDERYSPGHFEDDDYCYRARNAGYTFRIAGDVFVFHHGSASFAKQDMSQVKHLIDTNKQKFMDKWGVDPTIYV, encoded by the coding sequence ATGAAAAAAACAAGCATCATTATTCCGACTTTCAATGGCAGGGAGCTGCTAAAGGATTGCATTTATTCCATTAAACGCCATACGAATGAGCCTTACGAGATCATCGTTGTTGATAATGGTTCCTCCGACGGCACCGTTGACATCTGCCGTCAGGAGGGGATTACCTTCATTTCGTTGGCAAACAACATTGGCTTTCCAGCTGCATGCAACAAGGGTTTGAAAATTGCAACCGGCGATACGCTGCTCCTGCTGAATAATGATGTCATCGTCACCCGCAATTGGTTGCAGAATATGTTGAATTGTTTGAACAGCGAAACCAAGATCGGAATCGTCGGGCCGCTTACCAACTATGCAAGCGGAAAACAACAGATCGATATGCCTTATACCAGCTTAGAAGAGATGTCGAACCAGCTGAATGAGCCGGATGCCAGTAAGTGGCTTCAAGTGGATCGAATCGTAGGCTTATGTTTCCTGTTTAAACGGGAATTGATGGATCGCATCGGACTGCTGGACGAACGATATTCACCAGGTCATTTTGAAGACGATGACTATTGTTACCGGGCCAGGAATGCGGGGTATACGTTCAGGATCGCGGGCGATGTTTTCGTTTTTCATCATGGGAGTGCCAGCTTTGCCAAGCAGGACATGAGCCAAGTGAAGCATCTTATCGATACAAACAAACAAAAATTCATGGATAAATGGGGCGTCGATCCAACGATCTATGTATAA
- a CDS encoding glycosyltransferase family 2 protein: MFKNRRISNGAVDNWNERAYAAGYQQAAHEVSTTADTPPHIKVNESWNRWYHSVKPLPWTVYHAAASKFVEGHSKHSGIYLGNAVLLPTDKRVAAIVLVMNEKDTIIKLLEQLHRLPLHEIIFVVNGSTDESFEMIRNQSKAIIVHYQQALGHDVGRAVGAKLADSEILLFLDGDVPILAEHLVPFIDAIEQGSDIALNDISPLIGMFSSRDYVTIVKEFINRSMGRADLEANSLTAVPHAIRKEAAQIIGYANLSVPPKAQVIALEKGLKINAPASVDVITKNRLRARNVGQQNAVADLIIGDHIEALKTVFDIKGPRLSFMDQIRQRQLTKV; encoded by the coding sequence ATGTTCAAGAATCGCCGGATTTCAAACGGAGCGGTCGACAATTGGAATGAGAGAGCTTATGCTGCCGGTTATCAGCAAGCGGCCCATGAAGTTTCAACAACGGCGGATACACCCCCACATATCAAAGTGAACGAGAGCTGGAATCGCTGGTACCATTCAGTCAAACCGCTGCCATGGACGGTTTACCACGCAGCGGCGTCCAAATTTGTGGAAGGACACAGTAAGCATTCCGGAATATATCTAGGAAATGCCGTTCTCCTGCCGACGGACAAAAGGGTAGCGGCGATCGTCTTGGTGATGAACGAGAAAGACACGATTATTAAATTGCTGGAGCAGCTTCATCGGCTGCCGCTTCATGAAATCATTTTTGTGGTGAACGGATCCACCGATGAAAGCTTTGAAATGATCCGAAACCAATCGAAAGCCATCATTGTACACTACCAACAAGCTTTGGGACACGATGTTGGCAGAGCGGTCGGGGCGAAGTTAGCCGATTCTGAAATTCTGCTGTTCCTTGATGGAGATGTTCCGATATTAGCAGAGCATCTCGTACCTTTCATTGATGCCATTGAACAGGGTAGCGATATTGCCTTAAATGATATTTCTCCATTGATCGGGATGTTTTCCAGCAGAGACTACGTAACCATAGTGAAGGAGTTTATTAACCGATCCATGGGCAGGGCGGATCTCGAAGCCAATTCGCTTACCGCGGTACCTCACGCGATAAGGAAGGAAGCTGCCCAAATCATCGGATACGCCAATTTATCTGTCCCACCGAAAGCGCAAGTCATCGCCCTTGAAAAGGGTTTGAAAATAAATGCACCAGCCAGCGTAGACGTGATTACGAAAAATCGGCTCCGAGCTCGAAATGTCGGACAACAAAATGCAGTTGCCGATTTGATCATCGGAGACCACATCGAAGCTCTCAAAACGGTATTCGACATAAAGGGGCCGCGGCTATCTTTTATGGATCAGATTAGACAAAGGCAGCTAACCAAGGTTTAG
- a CDS encoding glycosyltransferase family 2 protein — protein sequence MSKRSPASPVNRKKRRGSLSPIINAEFPKVSVIIPAMNEAKTIAAVIRQANQVHANTEVIVVANGSTDGTAEIAQSTGARVIHLPFPLGHDVGRSIGAAAARGDILLFTDADIVIKASDMTPLTKAVEEGVDVALNKYLGPTDKHHVHSVILAKHTLNILVSNPDLKGASLTTIPHAMSRKAVNLIGIDNLAVPPKAQAMAIYNGLKVRGIHYVDVGKRNPRRGRTRGNDPLETLIVGDHLEAIDWLISQSGMRGNRSDLARKRESVW from the coding sequence ATGTCGAAACGAAGTCCTGCGAGTCCCGTTAACAGAAAAAAGAGGAGAGGATCCTTGTCCCCGATCATAAATGCCGAGTTTCCGAAGGTATCCGTCATCATTCCTGCCATGAACGAAGCGAAGACCATTGCGGCAGTCATTCGGCAAGCCAACCAAGTGCACGCCAACACAGAGGTTATCGTTGTTGCCAATGGTTCAACGGACGGTACGGCAGAAATTGCTCAGAGCACCGGAGCGAGGGTGATCCACCTGCCGTTTCCGCTCGGTCATGACGTGGGACGAAGTATCGGCGCTGCAGCGGCTAGAGGAGACATCTTGCTGTTTACCGATGCAGACATCGTAATCAAAGCAAGTGATATGACCCCTTTGACAAAAGCCGTAGAAGAGGGGGTGGACGTGGCTTTGAACAAGTATTTGGGTCCGACCGATAAACATCACGTTCACAGCGTTATCCTCGCTAAGCATACGTTAAACATTTTGGTATCCAATCCCGATTTGAAAGGAGCTTCACTTACAACCATTCCACATGCAATGAGCCGAAAAGCGGTAAATCTGATTGGTATCGACAATTTGGCCGTTCCTCCGAAAGCTCAAGCAATGGCCATTTATAATGGCTTGAAGGTACGGGGGATTCATTACGTGGATGTAGGAAAAAGAAATCCCAGGAGGGGTAGAACCAGAGGGAATGATCCCCTTGAAACCCTGATTGTGGGGGATCATTTGGAAGCAATAGATTGGTTAATCTCTCAATCCGGCATGCGGGGAAATCGATCGGATCTCGCACGAAAAAGAGAAAGCGTGTGGTGA
- a CDS encoding CHRD domain-containing protein yields MREFERGNAYVNVRTIQNPNGEICGQFGGRLLKAKFQSI; encoded by the coding sequence ATCCGTGAATTCGAGCGAGGTAATGCCTACGTTAATGTTCGCACGATCCAAAATCCGAACGGAGAAATTTGCGGCCAGTTCGGCGGTAGGTTATTAAAAGCAAAGTTTCAGTCCATTTAA
- a CDS encoding acyl carrier protein has translation MKLESLIKNTFNLKDDINVLDTHGPGQLDGWDSLGNMRLFIAIEKTYQISIAFEEIMIIKTVLDIKKLLGNKGVEVS, from the coding sequence ATGAAACTAGAATCCCTTATTAAAAATACGTTTAATTTAAAAGACGATATAAATGTTTTGGATACACACGGTCCTGGACAACTGGATGGATGGGATTCATTAGGGAATATGCGTTTATTCATTGCAATAGAAAAAACATATCAAATATCAATAGCCTTTGAAGAAATAATGATAATTAAAACGGTTTTAGATATAAAAAAGCTTTTAGGAAATAAAGGAGTGGAGGTATCTTGA
- a CDS encoding class I adenylate-forming enzyme family protein encodes MKEPLTVIQAIYIHSKHNPHKVALIKGEKTITYCELYKNIVSASLFLTSIGVYPGAKIVLSASNSLSFIYGYFATHLLGAISVPIDPNITKDNFDYIIRTVLPQAIFMSQPISNSRSIEDLVVEQTPKIRDKQNFPDCDTVADIMFTTGTTGKPKGVVLTHSSIISTAKNINMFIGNGAEDVEVVPLPLSHSFGLGRLRCNMLSGSTLIITDGFLDLQSIIMAINKWNATGFSSVPTGLSLLFNMMGDRAGELLRNLNYIEIGSSPMTVDFKKELMRLLPTTRICMHYGLTEASRSAFIEFHSSSKDLDSIGKPVGSIKMEILDDKGNILPDNKVGHIAIQGSNVMKEYFNNDRLTKESFVDGWFLTGDMGFKNKEGFFYLFGRKTDIINVGGRKVSPAEVEEALIKHPHILDCACIGVADPDGFSGEVVKACLVGDSEKISVKEIAYFLKGKIESYKIPQIFEWVDSIPKTNSGKIKRYLLKK; translated from the coding sequence TTGAAAGAACCACTTACTGTAATACAAGCGATATACATTCATTCAAAACATAATCCGCATAAAGTGGCTTTAATTAAAGGAGAGAAGACAATAACTTACTGTGAACTTTATAAGAATATAGTATCGGCGTCATTATTCCTTACAAGTATTGGAGTCTACCCAGGAGCTAAGATTGTTCTTTCGGCTTCTAATTCACTTTCTTTTATATATGGATATTTTGCAACTCATTTATTGGGAGCAATATCGGTACCCATTGATCCCAATATTACAAAGGACAATTTCGATTACATTATACGCACTGTTCTGCCTCAAGCTATTTTTATGTCACAACCAATTTCAAACTCAAGGTCAATTGAAGATCTTGTTGTTGAACAAACACCTAAAATAAGGGATAAGCAAAATTTTCCTGATTGTGATACTGTTGCTGATATCATGTTTACTACAGGCACGACAGGTAAACCCAAAGGTGTTGTCCTAACTCATAGCAGTATTATTTCCACTGCCAAAAATATTAATATGTTTATTGGTAATGGAGCAGAAGATGTTGAAGTTGTACCTCTTCCTTTAAGTCATTCTTTTGGTCTAGGAAGGTTACGATGCAATATGTTAAGCGGGTCAACATTGATAATAACAGATGGTTTTTTGGACCTTCAATCCATTATTATGGCTATCAACAAGTGGAATGCCACCGGTTTCAGCTCCGTTCCTACCGGCTTGTCTCTTTTATTTAATATGATGGGTGATCGAGCAGGCGAATTACTAAGGAATCTTAATTATATAGAAATTGGCAGTTCTCCAATGACCGTTGACTTTAAGAAAGAGTTAATGCGTTTACTGCCGACTACACGTATTTGTATGCATTATGGTCTAACGGAAGCTTCGCGATCAGCATTTATTGAGTTTCATTCTTCTTCAAAAGATCTTGATTCCATTGGAAAACCTGTCGGCTCCATCAAGATGGAGATTTTAGATGATAAGGGCAACATTCTACCGGATAACAAAGTTGGGCATATTGCGATTCAAGGAAGTAACGTAATGAAGGAATATTTTAATAACGATCGATTAACTAAGGAATCTTTTGTAGATGGTTGGTTTTTGACAGGAGATATGGGTTTCAAAAACAAAGAAGGATTCTTTTATCTATTTGGCAGAAAAACGGATATCATTAATGTTGGAGGAAGAAAGGTCTCTCCTGCAGAAGTGGAAGAAGCATTAATAAAACACCCTCATATTCTTGATTGTGCTTGTATAGGTGTAGCAGATCCTGACGGCTTCTCAGGAGAAGTTGTTAAAGCCTGTTTGGTTGGAGATTCCGAAAAAATTTCAGTGAAAGAAATCGCCTATTTTTTAAAAGGGAAAATTGAATCCTATAAGATACCACAAATATTCGAATGGGTTGATAGTATTCCTAAGACAAACTCCGGGAAAATAAAAAGATATCTATTGAAAAAATGA
- a CDS encoding UDP-3-O-(3-hydroxymyristoyl)glucosamine N-acyltransferase has product MWLSEIESLKNYVSKDCEIDNLGPLDSTLPNCLTFAEKDFQINRAIRNPNVAAIIISQNHKFFMDEYPSTSWIVHPDPRMLFFKTHNFLAKMTDFYNFGSKLPQISAKALIDPTAYISNIGVVIEDDVIIEPKAVILDNVTIRRGSIIRAGAVIGSEGFQHIRGSNDILTVRHAGRVEIGHEVEIGYSSCIDKGLYRETTLIQDQTKIHNLVQIGHSVRIGEGTLIASNVVIAGRAVIGDHAWIGPSACISNRITIGDHSNIHLGSVVISNVKDGEHVSGNYAIPHQKFLSFMKSIL; this is encoded by the coding sequence ATGTGGCTATCAGAAATTGAATCACTAAAAAATTATGTAAGTAAAGATTGCGAAATAGATAACTTAGGCCCCCTTGATTCTACTTTGCCGAATTGTCTCACTTTTGCTGAAAAAGATTTTCAGATCAATCGTGCAATACGTAATCCAAATGTAGCGGCTATCATCATCTCACAAAATCATAAATTTTTTATGGACGAATACCCTTCAACAAGTTGGATCGTCCACCCTGATCCTAGAATGTTGTTTTTTAAAACACACAATTTTCTAGCTAAAATGACCGATTTTTATAATTTTGGAAGTAAGTTGCCGCAAATATCGGCAAAAGCGCTGATCGATCCCACCGCCTATATATCCAATATTGGTGTTGTAATTGAGGATGATGTTATCATTGAGCCTAAGGCTGTCATTTTAGATAATGTGACTATAAGACGGGGAAGCATTATAAGGGCAGGGGCAGTGATAGGTTCAGAAGGATTTCAACATATCCGTGGGAGCAATGACATTTTAACGGTTCGCCATGCGGGAAGAGTAGAAATCGGACATGAAGTTGAGATCGGGTACTCCTCATGTATTGATAAGGGATTATATCGAGAGACAACCCTAATTCAGGATCAAACTAAAATCCATAATTTAGTACAAATAGGTCATTCCGTACGAATCGGGGAAGGAACTTTGATCGCGTCAAATGTTGTTATAGCAGGAAGGGCTGTTATTGGAGATCATGCATGGATAGGACCAAGCGCATGTATAAGTAACCGAATAACAATCGGAGATCATTCAAACATCCATCTGGGTTCGGTTGTGATTAGTAATGTAAAAGATGGAGAGCATGTCTCAGGTAATTATGCCATTCCACATCAAAAATTTTTAAGCTTTATGAAATCCATTTTATAA